The proteins below come from a single Micromonospora citrea genomic window:
- the paaI gene encoding hydroxyphenylacetyl-CoA thioesterase PaaI: MFDADAASKGLGIELVDAADGAAVARMRVTGAMVNGHAIAHGGFVFLLADTAFALACNSHGPVTVAAGGEITFVRPAREGDLLTAHATERTRYGRSGIYDVTVTREGGEVVAEFRGRSRTLPATAG, translated from the coding sequence ATGTTCGACGCCGACGCGGCCTCCAAGGGGCTCGGCATCGAGCTGGTCGACGCCGCCGACGGCGCTGCGGTGGCCCGGATGCGGGTCACCGGCGCGATGGTCAACGGCCACGCCATCGCGCACGGCGGGTTCGTCTTCCTGCTCGCGGACACGGCCTTCGCGCTGGCCTGCAACAGCCACGGCCCCGTCACCGTGGCCGCCGGCGGCGAGATCACCTTCGTCCGTCCCGCCCGCGAGGGCGACCTGCTGACCGCCCACGCCACCGAGCGCACCCGCTACGGCCGCAGCGGCATCTACGACGTCACCGTCACGCGGGAGGGCGGCGAGGTGGTCGCCGAGTTCCGGGGCCGCAGCCGTACGCTGCCCGCGACCGCCGGCTGA